Sequence from the Thermocoleostomius sinensis A174 genome:
TAGCTATTCTACAACCATAAATATTTTCCTATGGCATCCCCTTTACCAATCTACACCGGAAGAGTGATCTTAACGATGTAGACCCAGTTACAACTTCACTCCCTAGATTGATTCAGTTAGTGGTTGCTCCAGAGTACAACTGAAGATGCACAAGCAAGTGCTAGGTGAGAATCTTCAACTTTGGTTCGATCGTTGATTCGATCGTTCGGTTGTTGCCTCATCTGTCTTTCAACTCAAATAATTCGTGTGTGTACGGTGCTTGGCAAGAGGTAAAAGTCGATGTAGGATCGGCGTTGCGCAAATTGCACAATGATTTTGACATTGCTTGATCTCAGTTCGAGCCGTCAAATCTATAGGAGTTTTACATCTTGTTTGTGTCGAATTAAGCTGAATCAAATAATTTCAAGATTGGAGGAATTTCATGATGAACTTTACTCGTTGTCATACCCTTATTTTGCGTTCTATTCGTTTTGCTGTAATTGCGTTTACCTGTACTCTACTGTTTGTTTCCAACGCTTTGCCGGCGTCTGCTAATACGGCTCCTCGCACTAGAGCATCTGAAGGCTCTGTGCAACTTGACACAATTCAAGAGAAGTCCGAGGCCGTTACCAAAGCGCCACCATTATCTCGCAAAGAAACTCAGCGTGAAGCAAATAAGGGGCTGAATGAAGTTCAGGGCGATGCCAATATCAACGATATGTACCGTCCTGAAAACTCGAATGCGACCTCTATTATTGATCAAGTGGAAGAAGCATTGGAAAATGTAACGGGTCGCGAATAGTATTGATTTAACCTGATGCTTGAGCAATTTAACCGAGCTAGATTCGCTCAACTATACTCAGTAGATGAAGCTTGATGTATTACTCTTGTATTTGAGTTGAATGTGGATAGGTTTTGTAGGCATGGCGCGGTCGTCATGTCTTTTTTATTACTTTTTATTACATGGTTTGATAAACTGCCAACAGGATAGTTAGGTTGTGATGCCATATTTTGTGATGCCATATTTATTGGGATGGTTGAGCATTGTTTGCAGCGGCAATATCACCCATCGCTGGTGAGACATGATCGATCGTCAATTCTCGATAGCCTGTATTGCTATCGTACTCTCGCTGAAACGAGAAATGAGGCAGAATCCCAATCACAATCTCTGCTGTCGTGTAAATTAAACACCCTTCTAAAACATGACCACCAATTGTGCGACCGTTGCTGTCGGCGATCGCTATATGATAATGCGAACCTGTTTGAGACATTAGCCCGGTTAGCGACACGATTTCAAATTTTTCTTGATATATCGTTGATTGAGGTTGACCTGCCAACCGCAGCGTTGCCTGCGTTAAACTGCCGACACAGGTGAACACACAAGCGGCCGTAATGCTTCGGTCTTGCACAAAACGATCGAGTTCCTGTTTTAAATCTTGTTGTGGTTTCAGTCGCAGTGCAGTGGTTTCCATGATGCTGCTCCAGTTCATTTCACAACCTTATCATGCCTCGCTATGTTGCCAATTACACAGCCAATTACACACTATCTAAAGACAGGAGCAGGGCGGCTATTTGGAAAAAAGTTGGGATCAAAACCGAACCGCCTTCGATCGTGAAGTTATCTATTCTAATAACTAGAGAAGTTTGGTGCTGTACAATATTTCAACAACCAAACTAATCGCATCATAATCAACGTTAGGAGGTGACAATTTATGTCATTAGTTCGTTGGGAACCATTGCGAGAGATTAACGCGCTACAACGGCAAATGAATCGCTTGTTCGATGATGTCATGTCTCCATTGAGTCGCTACGAAGATGGCAACTTCACCTTTTTCCCACCTGTAGAGTTGAATGAAACAGCGGATGCCGTTCATCTAAAACTAGAGACTCCTGGAATGGAACCCAAAGATTTAGATGTGCAAGTAACGGCTGAAGCAGTCTCGATTAGCGGTGAACGTAAAACGGAAACAAAAACAGAAGAAAACGGAGTAACTCGTAGCGAATTCCGCTATGGTAAGTTCCAGCGCATGATTCCATTGCCTGCCCGCATCGACAACCAATCCGTACAAGCAGAATACAAAGATGGAATTTTGCGGCTGACGTTACCTAAAGTGGAAGAAGAGAAAAATAAAGTTGTGAAGGTAAACCTTGGCTAAGCTAGGTGAATTAGAGCCTTCGTTGAAACCATCAACTGAGATCCGATCGAGGTAATGGGTAATGGGTAGGGGCTACATTGTCCACGCGATTACCCATTACCTCTTTCTGTATGACCGTATGAATCGCTATTGAGCAAATCTAACTCATAAATTAAATAGTCTTCTTTACTGAAGAGTAGCAGCACCAAATGTAGCATTAAATCGGCGACACCAAATGACAGCCGATCGATAGTCATCTGGGTTGAGGTCACTAGGTACTGCATACTCTTGTGCTCCACTTGTCGATCGCAACGGTTCGAGCACCACGTAATCCCCTTCACTTAAAGGATAAGCGGGCGGATTGGTGGAACCCAGCACATTGTCTGATTGATGCAGGGCAACGACTAAATCGGGGCCATTGTCAGTTTGAAATGACTGATCAAATACCAAAACAACAGTTCCATCTCGACGAACTAGCTGTGCTGTTCCAGCGGTGGGATGTTCTCCCGATTCAAAACTTCCAGATTTGACAATCTCTGCATTGGCAATGTTGTTAGGGGAGGCAGCCTCAGTAGATACTGCTTCCGGTGACTCGACCACAGGATCTGGGGATTGGGCAATCGGAGCGCTGGACTGGGTGGATGAGACTGAATTTCCACATCCGGCAAGAATTACAGAAGCACAACCAATCATCAACCAGTGTTGAATATTCATCCATCTCCTCCTAAAGCATGGTCTTTAACGATGTTTTGGATAGACTTTAGAGATCTACACTTCGATTTTCAGTGGTTTCCGATCGCTAGAAATGATTTTTTTCTGAGAATTCCAGCAGGAAATGCTGAACTGTTGGTCAGTGACCTAATTTAGGCTAGTTTGGGTAGAAAATTGCCTCACTTCCCCCTAATAATCCGTCTAGGCGTCAAAAAATTCCCGCTAGGGGTCAAAATTCTCTTTTCGTCAACCAAACTTTACGCTAAGCTACCCGATGCGATCGATCGGGTAGGTTGATGCAAATTCCTCTGAAGCACTATGGTGCACTGTTAACCGATTACCTCAAACCTCAGCAACAACAAGCAATTTGGCTAGCACTGACTCTGTTAAGCAGCATTGGCTTACAAGTGCTGAATCCTCAGTTGTTGGGCTACTTCATCGATACAGCGGTTAACGGTGGCTCTACACAAACCCTATGGATCGTGGCGTCCGGATTTATCGGCATTGCTATCCTAACCCAAGTCCTGGCTGTATCAGCGACCTACTTTGGAGAAACGATCGCGTGGGCGGCTACTAATGCCCTCCGAGTCGATTTGGCAGAGCATTGCTTGCGGCTCGATCTGTCGTTTCACAAATCTCGTACCCCTGGAGAATTGCTGGAACGAGTGGATGGCGATGTAACGCTCCTGTCTCGTTTTTTTTCCCAGATGGTGATTCATGTTCTAGGCAACGGCATTTTGTTAGCGGGAATTTTGCTGGTATTGTTTGTTGAGAATGCCATAGCTGGACTCAGCTTAACTGCCTTTTCGTTGGTGGCTATGACATTACTGTTGGGGATGCGATCGTTTGCCGTTGCGCCGTGGACTCACTATCGCCAAAAAAGTGCCGAGTTTTTTGGGTTTGTGGGCGAACAGTTGTCCGGACGCGAGGACATCTGTGCTAATGGTGCAGTGGGCTATGTCATGCGGCGCTTTCACGAACTTTTGCAGCATTGGCTCCCTCTCTATCAACGAGCACGGTTTGCTAGCACGGTGCTGTGGACTACGTCGGTAGGGCTATTCACGATTGGCAATGCGGTTGCGTTGGCCGTAGCTGCCTATTTGTGGAATCAACAGGCAATTACGATCGGCACAGCATATTTGATTTTTCACTATACGAATTTGTTGGCTCAACCGATTGAACGAATTCGGGAAGAACTAGAGGAATTTCAGCAAGTAGAAGCCAGCATCTATCGCATTCAAGAACTGCGATCGGTGCAACCAACCCTCAAAGCCAATGGCGATCAACCGTTGCCCACAGGAGCGTTATCGATCACGTTTGAGCAGGTGTGT
This genomic interval carries:
- a CDS encoding ABC transporter ATP-binding protein, which codes for MQIPLKHYGALLTDYLKPQQQQAIWLALTLLSSIGLQVLNPQLLGYFIDTAVNGGSTQTLWIVASGFIGIAILTQVLAVSATYFGETIAWAATNALRVDLAEHCLRLDLSFHKSRTPGELLERVDGDVTLLSRFFSQMVIHVLGNGILLAGILLVLFVENAIAGLSLTAFSLVAMTLLLGMRSFAVAPWTHYRQKSAEFFGFVGEQLSGREDICANGAVGYVMRRFHELLQHWLPLYQRARFASTVLWTTSVGLFTIGNAVALAVAAYLWNQQAITIGTAYLIFHYTNLLAQPIERIREELEEFQQVEASIYRIQELRSVQPTLKANGDQPLPTGALSITFEQVCFTYEPSHQQAVQLDTNWTLHNISFHLPAGQVLGLLGRTGSGKTTIGRLLLRLYDYQSGAIGLGDVPIQATPLSQLRQRVGLVTQDVQLFNTSIRHNLTFFNPTISDDQILQVLQQLELMEWLRSLPQGLDTQLGSDSSGLSAGQAQLLAFARIFLKNPGLVILDEASSRLDPLTERLIEQAIDRLLTGRTGIIIAHRLATVQRADQLLILDQGKIIEYGDRRTLADNPDSHFAQLLQQGTADWLA
- a CDS encoding PPC domain-containing DNA-binding protein, translated to METTALRLKPQQDLKQELDRFVQDRSITAACVFTCVGSLTQATLRLAGQPQSTIYQEKFEIVSLTGLMSQTGSHYHIAIADSNGRTIGGHVLEGCLIYTTAEIVIGILPHFSFQREYDSNTGYRELTIDHVSPAMGDIAAANNAQPSQ
- a CDS encoding DM13 domain-containing protein, with translation MNIQHWLMIGCASVILAGCGNSVSSTQSSAPIAQSPDPVVESPEAVSTEAASPNNIANAEIVKSGSFESGEHPTAGTAQLVRRDGTVVLVFDQSFQTDNGPDLVVALHQSDNVLGSTNPPAYPLSEGDYVVLEPLRSTSGAQEYAVPSDLNPDDYRSAVIWCRRFNATFGAATLQ
- a CDS encoding Hsp20/alpha crystallin family protein, with the protein product MSLVRWEPLREINALQRQMNRLFDDVMSPLSRYEDGNFTFFPPVELNETADAVHLKLETPGMEPKDLDVQVTAEAVSISGERKTETKTEENGVTRSEFRYGKFQRMIPLPARIDNQSVQAEYKDGILRLTLPKVEEEKNKVVKVNLG